One segment of Trachemys scripta elegans isolate TJP31775 chromosome 1, CAS_Tse_1.0, whole genome shotgun sequence DNA contains the following:
- the PCNP gene encoding PEST proteolytic signal-containing nuclear protein isoform X4 gives MAGNYSNGGESSSRSAEKRVADEEAEDFTTKPAPAKMSKFGFGIGSQTTKKAPVISIKLGANKPKEPAPTLAPKTLSVAAVFNEDDDSEPEEMPPEAKMRMKNIGRDTPTSAGPNSFNKGKHGFSDNQKLWERNIKSHLGNVPEEDD, from the exons ATGGCAGGAAATTatag TAATGGAGGGGAAAGTTCGAGTCGAAGCGCAGAGAAACGAGTAGCTGATGAAGAAGCTGAAGATTTCACCACAAAGCCTGCTCCTGCCAAAATGTCCAAGTTTGGATTTGGCATAGGCAGTCAGACAACAAAGAAGGCACCTGTGATATCCATCAAACTTGGAGCAAAT AAACCTAAAGAGCCTGCTCCCACCCTTGCTCCAAAAACCCTTTCTGTAGCAGCAGTTTTCAATGAAGATGATGAT AGTGAACCAGAAGAAATGCCTCCAGAAGCAAAGATGCGCATGAAGAATATTGGAAG AGATACACCAACCTCAGCAGGACCAAATTCTTTCAACAAAGGAAAGCATGGGTTTTCTGACAACCAGAAGTTGTGGGAACGGAACATAAAATCTCATCTTGGAAATGTCCCTGAGGAGGATGACTAA
- the TRMT10C gene encoding tRNA methyltransferase 10 homolog C, with the protein MKFFNIVLRSIVRHPVFPFAMRNGTKKDLFLTTPQGSFPCRTMILSPALKKQISSSPTEKLDLDGWKNVMRSGRQEEVSETSESEEDSTLAAIRELVEMWRLAGKTVPENISEEELKTLMECSTKASKKKYLKYLAVKEKVKKASKVKQEKRKEAKEERLEKAKENDTGELKNTFLLQFWSKSMDKIYNWRTAQAMIFGQPLVFDMAYENYMSHREMENTVNQLMETEGWNRRAMDPFHLHFCNLKVDGPYHKEFAKRYGEAWNNLLVTVTEQSHTDVFPRDKLIYLTADSPNVMKTFEHDKIYIVGSMVDRHIQTGLSLAHAKRLKLTTQRLPLERYLKWERGAKNLTLDQMIRILLTVKDTGDWMEALKFVPKRKYEAFVDTSLYSKRKTDTGRRIKVSEFSNSQEKVKKSFVENSFRKQTQKKWWVAEES; encoded by the coding sequence ATGAAGTTTTTTAATATTGTTCTGAGAAGCATTGTGAGACATCCTGTTTTTCCGTTTGCTATGCGAAATGGGAccaaaaaagatttgtttttaacaacTCCCCAGGGGTCATTTCCATGTAGAACAATGATTTTGTCTCCTGCCTTGAAGAAGCAGATTTCATCCAGCCCCACTGAGAAGCTAGATTTGGATGGGTGGAAAAATGTCATGAGATCTGGAAGGCAAGAGGAAGTCAGTGAGACATCTGAGAGTGAGGAGGATTCCACTTTAGCTGCCATAAGGGAACTTGTGGAGATGTGGAGGCTAGCTGGCAAAACTGTTCCAGAAAATATCAGTGAAGAAGAGTTAAAGACCCTTATGGAGTGTTCCACTAAGGCATCCAAAAAGAAGTATTTAAAATACTTAGCTGTCAAAGAAAAAGTGAAGAAAGCTAGTAAAGTAAAGCAGGAAAAGCGAAAGGAAGCAAAGGAGGAAAGGCTGGAAAAGGCTAAAGAAAATGATACTGGTGAGCTGAAGAATACTTTCTTATTGCAGTTTTGGTCCAAGTCTATGGATAAGATATATAACTGGAGGACTGCTCAGGCTATGATCTTTGGCCAGCCTCTAGTATTTGACATGGCTTACGAAAATTACATGTCACATAGAGAAATGGAGAACACAGTGAATCAGCTAATGGAGACCGAAGGGTGGAATCGAAGAGCTATGGATCCTTTTCACTTACATTTCTGTAATCTCAAAGTAGATGGCCCATATCATAAAGAATTTGCTAAGCGCTATGGAGAGGCATGGAACAACTTACTTGTGACTGTGACAGAACAGTCTCACACAGATGTCTTTCCAAGAGACAAGCTCATCTACTTAACTGCTGACTCTCCCAATGTAATGAAGACATTTGAGCATGATAAAATTTATATAGTTGGATCAATGGTTGACAGGCATATACAGACTGGACTCTCTCTTGCACATGCAAAACGCTTGAAATTAACAACTCAACGTCTTCCACTCGAGAGGTACTTGAAGTGGGAACGTGGTGCCAAAAATCTCACATTGGACCAAATGATTCGTATTTTATTAACTGTAAAAGACACTGGAGATTGGATGGAGGCGCTGAAATTTGTTCCAAAAAGAAAATACGAAGCTTTTGTAGATACATCTTTATATTCAAAGCGTAAAACTGATACAGGGCGAAGAATAAAGGTGTCTGAATTTAGCAATAGTCAGGAAAAGGTAAAGAAGTCCTTTGTAGAGAATTCCTTCAGGAAGCAAACACAGAAAAAATGGTGGGTAGCTGAAGAATCTTAA
- the TXNL4B gene encoding thioredoxin-like protein 4B, with product MSFLLPKLTSKKEVDQAIKSVAEKVLVLRFGKDDDPVCLQLDDILAKTSHDLSKMAAIYLVDVNKVPVYTQYFDISYIPSTVFFFNGQHMKVDYGSPDHTKFVGSFKTKQDFIDLIEVIYRGAMRGKLIVQSPIDPKNVPKYDLLYQGI from the exons ATGAGCTTCCTGCTGCCCAAACTGACCAGTAAAAAGGAAGTGGATCAGGCAATAAAAAGTGTAGCAGAGAAAGTTTTGGTTCTTCGATTTGGGAAAGATGATGATCCTGTTTGTCTGCAATTGGATGATATT CTTGCAAAGACATCTCATGACTTAAGTAAAATGGCAGCCATTTACTTGGTGGATGTGAACAAGGTGCCAGTGTACACCCAGTATTTTGACATCAGTTATATTCCATCTACTGTCTTTTTCTTCAATGGACAGCACATGAAAGTGGATTATGG GTCTCCAGATCACACTAAATTTGTGGGAAGCTTTAAAACAAAGCAAGACTTCATAGATTTGATTGAAGTGATTTATCGTGGAGCAATGCGTGGAAAGCTCATCGTACAAAGTCCTATTGATCCAAAAAATGTTCCCAAATATGACCTTCTCTATCaaggaatttaa
- the PCNP gene encoding PEST proteolytic signal-containing nuclear protein isoform X3 produces the protein MLRTRGEAVGENGGQQRGRREAEAAAGRRSNGGESSSRSAEKRVADEEAEDFTTKPAPAKMSKFGFGIGSQTTKKAPVISIKLGANKPKEPAPTLAPKTLSVAAVFNEDDDSEPEEMPPEAKMRMKNIGRDTPTSAGPNSFNKGKHGFSDNQKLWERNIKSHLGNVPEEDD, from the exons ATGCTCAGAACCCGGGGGGAGGCGGTGGGGGAAAATGGCGGACAgcaaagagggagaagagaagccgAAGCAGCCGCAGGCAGACGGAG TAATGGAGGGGAAAGTTCGAGTCGAAGCGCAGAGAAACGAGTAGCTGATGAAGAAGCTGAAGATTTCACCACAAAGCCTGCTCCTGCCAAAATGTCCAAGTTTGGATTTGGCATAGGCAGTCAGACAACAAAGAAGGCACCTGTGATATCCATCAAACTTGGAGCAAAT AAACCTAAAGAGCCTGCTCCCACCCTTGCTCCAAAAACCCTTTCTGTAGCAGCAGTTTTCAATGAAGATGATGAT AGTGAACCAGAAGAAATGCCTCCAGAAGCAAAGATGCGCATGAAGAATATTGGAAG AGATACACCAACCTCAGCAGGACCAAATTCTTTCAACAAAGGAAAGCATGGGTTTTCTGACAACCAGAAGTTGTGGGAACGGAACATAAAATCTCATCTTGGAAATGTCCCTGAGGAGGATGACTAA
- the PCNP gene encoding PEST proteolytic signal-containing nuclear protein isoform X1 → MADSKEGEEKPKQPQADGVKKHHGQAVCMTWKTWQEIIGPEEEAEKPVKTKTVSSSNGGESSSRSAEKRVADEEAEDFTTKPAPAKMSKFGFGIGSQTTKKAPVISIKLGANKPKEPAPTLAPKTLSVAAVFNEDDDSEPEEMPPEAKMRMKNIGRDTPTSAGPNSFNKGKHGFSDNQKLWERNIKSHLGNVPEEDD, encoded by the exons ATGGCGGACAgcaaagagggagaagagaagccgAAGCAGCCGCAGGCAGACGGAG TTAAGAAACATCATGGACAGGCTGTTTGTATGACTTGGAAAACATGGCAGGAAATTatag gacctgaagaagaggcaGAAAAACCTGTGAAAACTAAGACTGTTTCTTCCAGTAATGGAGGGGAAAGTTCGAGTCGAAGCGCAGAGAAACGAGTAGCTGATGAAGAAGCTGAAGATTTCACCACAAAGCCTGCTCCTGCCAAAATGTCCAAGTTTGGATTTGGCATAGGCAGTCAGACAACAAAGAAGGCACCTGTGATATCCATCAAACTTGGAGCAAAT AAACCTAAAGAGCCTGCTCCCACCCTTGCTCCAAAAACCCTTTCTGTAGCAGCAGTTTTCAATGAAGATGATGAT AGTGAACCAGAAGAAATGCCTCCAGAAGCAAAGATGCGCATGAAGAATATTGGAAG AGATACACCAACCTCAGCAGGACCAAATTCTTTCAACAAAGGAAAGCATGGGTTTTCTGACAACCAGAAGTTGTGGGAACGGAACATAAAATCTCATCTTGGAAATGTCCCTGAGGAGGATGACTAA
- the PCNP gene encoding PEST proteolytic signal-containing nuclear protein isoform X2, which yields MADSKEGEEKPKQPQADGGPEEEAEKPVKTKTVSSSNGGESSSRSAEKRVADEEAEDFTTKPAPAKMSKFGFGIGSQTTKKAPVISIKLGANKPKEPAPTLAPKTLSVAAVFNEDDDSEPEEMPPEAKMRMKNIGRDTPTSAGPNSFNKGKHGFSDNQKLWERNIKSHLGNVPEEDD from the exons ATGGCGGACAgcaaagagggagaagagaagccgAAGCAGCCGCAGGCAGACGGAG gacctgaagaagaggcaGAAAAACCTGTGAAAACTAAGACTGTTTCTTCCAGTAATGGAGGGGAAAGTTCGAGTCGAAGCGCAGAGAAACGAGTAGCTGATGAAGAAGCTGAAGATTTCACCACAAAGCCTGCTCCTGCCAAAATGTCCAAGTTTGGATTTGGCATAGGCAGTCAGACAACAAAGAAGGCACCTGTGATATCCATCAAACTTGGAGCAAAT AAACCTAAAGAGCCTGCTCCCACCCTTGCTCCAAAAACCCTTTCTGTAGCAGCAGTTTTCAATGAAGATGATGAT AGTGAACCAGAAGAAATGCCTCCAGAAGCAAAGATGCGCATGAAGAATATTGGAAG AGATACACCAACCTCAGCAGGACCAAATTCTTTCAACAAAGGAAAGCATGGGTTTTCTGACAACCAGAAGTTGTGGGAACGGAACATAAAATCTCATCTTGGAAATGTCCCTGAGGAGGATGACTAA
- the LOC117876159 gene encoding putative protein FAM172B yields KQNPKTELNEITIRPSQCPKVNMDLQMEPELSFRKLVESSECPEQLKYDFNKNGELKHLDTNEPFVFNYYKNAHESNHKRYQVLGHLITRYVYELLERVCKLQKVHIPTDATEDEPRSLFFISEKALTNSSSLIVLLQDRGVFRAGQWGLKTIIHEGLDPGTQIPFIKTALQCYGGVIVLNPNDNFIDLKMEDEWLSLSTKEESSTVNSSCWIPKRCSSSPEEHTIYIWDNFISKSAAKNVAFIAHGYGGLVFVNLLMQRTWEVMNKVYSVALIDSMHHTLHQAKNNPHVQEWIQKHCREWITNSKPLDRPTGSLVKVDCPTVSAGTEKYSLAPSSTLQAIFKYLKSTLKAKNTVALSRSPIVTRSSKNKKRGNTY; encoded by the coding sequence TTGCAAATGGAGCCGGAGTTAAGCTTCAGGAAATTAGTAGAGAGTTCAGAGTGTCCAGAACAACTGAAATATGACTTCAACAAAAATGGTGAACTGAAGCATCTAGATACCAATGAGCCCTTTGTCTTTAATTATTATAAAAATGCACATGAGAGTAACCATAAACGCTATCAAGTTCTGGGGCATCTCATTACACGGTATGTTTATGAGCTCTTGGAAAGAGTCTGCAAGCTTCAGAAAGTCCATATCCCAACAGATGCTACAGAAGATGAACCCAGGAGTTTATTTTTCATCAGTGAGAAAGCATTAACTAATTCCTCAAGCCTAATCGTGCTCCTACAAGACCGTGGAGTCTTTCGGGCTGGTCAATGGGGGCTGAAGACCATAATCCATGAGGGCCTGGACCCTGGAACTCAAATACCATTCATTAAAACAGCCCTTCAGTGCTATGGAGGAGTGATTGTTTTAAATCCCAATGACAATTTCATTGATCTGAAGATGGAAGATGAGTGGTTAAGTTTATCTACCAAGGAAGAATCTTCCACTGTAAATTCCTCCTGCTGGATCCCAAAGaggtgcagcagcagccctgaAGAGCACACCATTTACATTTGGgataattttatttcaaagagcGCAGCCAAGAATGTGGCCTTCATTGCCCATGGCTACGGAGGCTTGGTTTTCGTCAACCTGCTCATGCAGAGAACATGGGAAGTGATGAATAAAGTGTATTCTGTGGCACTTATTGACTCCATGCACCACACATTACACCAGGCGAAAAATAATCCACATGTGCAAGAATGGATACAGAAACATTGCCGTGAATGGATAACAAACAGTAAACCTCTAGATAGACCCACAGGTTCCCTTGTGAAAGTGGACTGTCCTACAGTCTCTGCTGGGACTGAAAAATACAGTTTAGCACCATCCTCCACCTTACAGGCCATTTTCAAGTACCTGAAGAGCACACTGAAAGCTAAGAACACAGTAGCTTTATCTCGTTCTCCTATTGTAACAAGGAGCAGCAAAAATAAGAAGAGAGGCAATACATACTGA